The stretch of DNA ATGCCGGCCTGCTGGAGCAAAAAGTGCAGATATCGTTCCGGCACCATTTTTTTAAAGCTGTTTTTCACTGCTTTTTTCGGTTCTTCTTTTATCGTTTTGCGGATGGCAACACCTGCGTCATGTTCATTTCCGTCTGGAAACACATCGATGGCCATTTGAACGGGAAAGCCGTTTTTCCTGCCTTCTTTCACGACGTATTGGCTGCAGCGCAGGGCAGCAGGGCCCGATAAACCGAAATGAGTAAACAGCATATCCATTCGGTGAGTAACAAGCACTTTGCCTTTTTTATTGAGCACCGACAAGCCGACATCCCGAAGAGCAAGCCCCTGCATAGAGCGGTTTACAATAAACGGCTCTTTTGACGTAATAGGTACTTCTGTCGGGAACAGCTCGGTAATGGTATGGCCCGCCTGCAGGGCCCATGGATAGCCATCACCGGTAGAGCCTGTCTGCGGCACCGCTTTTCCACCTGTTGCCAGCACTACTGCATTCGAATGAATATCTTCGCCGGAGACCAGACGGACACCGCGTATATATTGTTCATCCATCAATAGTGAGTCAACAGGCGAGCCGAGGCGCATATCGACCCGAAGGCGCTTAAGCTCACCGAGCAGTGCTTCCACAACGTCCTGCGCCCGGTTTGAGACCGGAAACATTCGTCCGTGGTCTTCTTCTTTCAGTTTCACGCCTAGCTGTTCAAAAAAACGGATAATGTCTTCATTGCTAAACACAGAAAAAGCGCTGTACAAAAAACGGCCGTTACCGGGAATGTGCCGGATAATTTCTTCAACAGGCAGGCGGTTTGTTACATTACAGCGCCCGCCGCCGGAAATTTGCAGCTTGTTTCCCGGTTTACGCCCTTTATCAATAAGCAGTGTGCGTGCGCCTGCACGGCCGGAGGCAATCGCTGCCATCAAGCCGGCCGGTCCGCCGCCCACGACGATTACGTCATACATATAGTCACCTCATTGTTCGAACTTTGTTCATTATAGCAGATGGCGAAAAAAATTGTCAGACACGAGAGAAAGAGGTACACTAGCAAGTGATGTTTAAAGAGAAAAAGAGGGATTCAATGTATGTCATCCAATTTGATCCGAGGGACGTTTATCCTCACACTTGGCACGTTTATATCTAAATTTCTTGGCTTGTTTTATGTTATCCCGTTTTACAGTATTATCGGAGGGGAAGATGCGGCAGCGCTGTATAGTTATGGCTACGTGCCCTATACGATTTTTATCAGTATTGCCACTGCAGGGGTTCCGCTTGCTGTCTCTAAATACATTGCAAAGTATAATGCCATAGAAGAGTATGCCGTTGGCAGGAAGCTGTTTAAATCGGGCATGGTGATTATGCTGATGACTGGTTTTGCCGCTTTTCTTATTATGTATTCATTTGCGCCTTTCTTTGCACAATTATCATTAAATGGGGAAGAGACGACTTATACGATTGAGGATGTCACGACCGTTATACGCGCAGTCAGCTTTGCTCTGATTATCGTTCCATTTATGAGCATCACGCGCGGGTTTTTCCAGGGGCATCAATCGATGGGGCCATCAGCCGTTTCAACGGTTGTAGAGCAAATCGCCCGTATTGCTTTTCTATTGGCTGGAGCCTATATTGTGATTTATGTGATGAACGGATCGGTCGTAACAGCGGTCAGCGTTGCGACATTTGCTGCTTTTATCGGTGCGGTGTTCGGGTTAATTGTGTTATACGTGTATTTCTTCAAGCGTAAAAAGCATTTGGACAAGCTCCTGGAGCAGGATAAAGGGCAAGCAAAAGTTTCATTATTTGGGATGTATTCAGAAATTGTCGTGTATGCAATTCCGTTTATTTTTGTCGGCATCGCGATTCCGCTTTACCAGCTTGTCGACCAGTTAACCTTTTCCCGCGCCATGTCTCAAATTGGTTTAGCCGATCAGGCAGTATCGGCATTTGGGATTTTAAATTTCAGCACGCAGAAGCTTGTCATTATCCCCGTTTCCCTTGCTACTGCATTTGCCATGACGCTGGTTCCGATGGTCACGAGCTCATTTGTAAAGGGAAGAATGGATGTTGTCACGCAGCAGCTGAAT from Domibacillus sp. DTU_2020_1001157_1_SI_ALB_TIR_016 encodes:
- a CDS encoding NAD(P)/FAD-dependent oxidoreductase — encoded protein: MYDVIVVGGGPAGLMAAIASGRAGARTLLIDKGRKPGNKLQISGGGRCNVTNRLPVEEIIRHIPGNGRFLYSAFSVFSNEDIIRFFEQLGVKLKEEDHGRMFPVSNRAQDVVEALLGELKRLRVDMRLGSPVDSLLMDEQYIRGVRLVSGEDIHSNAVVLATGGKAVPQTGSTGDGYPWALQAGHTITELFPTEVPITSKEPFIVNRSMQGLALRDVGLSVLNKKGKVLVTHRMDMLFTHFGLSGPAALRCSQYVVKEGRKNGFPVQMAIDVFPDGNEHDAGVAIRKTIKEEPKKAVKNSFKKMVPERYLHFLLQQAGIDLETPGNGLSEASIRELASLFKSFKMSVHGTLPIEKAFVTGGGVSVKEIEPKTMASKKKDGLFFCGEILDIHGYTGGYNITAALITGHIAGTNAAAVR
- a CDS encoding polysaccharide biosynthesis protein, giving the protein MSSNLIRGTFILTLGTFISKFLGLFYVIPFYSIIGGEDAAALYSYGYVPYTIFISIATAGVPLAVSKYIAKYNAIEEYAVGRKLFKSGMVIMLMTGFAAFLIMYSFAPFFAQLSLNGEETTYTIEDVTTVIRAVSFALIIVPFMSITRGFFQGHQSMGPSAVSTVVEQIARIAFLLAGAYIVIYVMNGSVVTAVSVATFAAFIGAVFGLIVLYVYFFKRKKHLDKLLEQDKGQAKVSLFGMYSEIVVYAIPFIFVGIAIPLYQLVDQLTFSRAMSQIGLADQAVSAFGILNFSTQKLVIIPVSLATAFAMTLVPMVTSSFVKGRMDVVTQQLNKTFEVLLFLTVPAAVGMALLAEPLYTIFYEASALGTDVLRVYAPIAILFALFSVTAAILQGINEQRFTVLSLLTGILVKLSLNIPLIKLFQTEGAVYATALGYSTSIIINLVVIRFYANYSLRPLAKKIGLIIGFNVVMAVVVMALYGVLSFVLSAQSDGPALLITIICAGAGAAVYFVLSQKFGLLDEVFGSRLDGIKRKLRLKKA